From the genome of Spirosomataceae bacterium TFI 002, one region includes:
- a CDS encoding spermidine synthase — protein MKKKVVISIAVFLAGLCSIIYELLLSTTASYFLGDSVKQFTLLIGIYLFSMGLGAYFSKFFKNQPLEFFIKIELILGFVGGVSVPLLYFLFVAVNPIAFQFYCFALMFLIGLLTGLEVPLLTFASEKEDYEDNLSNVLSLDYIGGLFATLLFPFFLLPFVGLFYSSLLFGITNIMLGFWVHYHLVKKMNRTVYLGIGLLLVLITLVSFTGKILKIWEGRIYNSPILENIQSPYQKIVVTKNNDDIRLYLNRQLQFSSSDEHRYHEMLTHVPMAINPEIKNVLILGGGENLATRELLKYTSIDRIEVVDIDSTIFFLSRNNDFIKAINQDAGQSDRVTLTNMDAFAFLKNSDKKFDLIISDLPDPSNDAIARLYSKQFYILVNNNLKENGLFVSQSCDIYHSNLTFNCIKNTIGSVFKYVKPYQTYVPSFGNWGFNIASHREINLPQHSEYPKGLKFLNDFQFKNAFTIPDDINIGETKINSLDSPVILDYFIAEWDNWKRALVTE, from the coding sequence TTGAAAAAAAAAGTTGTTATTTCTATTGCAGTTTTCCTAGCTGGCTTATGTTCAATAATCTACGAGCTCTTACTAAGTACTACGGCTAGTTACTTTTTAGGTGATAGTGTCAAGCAGTTTACGCTTTTAATTGGCATCTATTTATTTTCAATGGGTTTGGGGGCGTACTTTTCTAAGTTTTTCAAAAACCAACCTTTGGAGTTTTTTATCAAAATCGAGCTCATATTAGGATTTGTGGGTGGGGTATCTGTTCCACTTTTATATTTTCTTTTTGTGGCTGTTAATCCAATAGCTTTTCAATTCTATTGTTTTGCCTTAATGTTCCTCATTGGTCTTTTAACAGGTCTGGAGGTTCCATTGCTCACATTTGCCAGCGAAAAAGAGGATTATGAAGACAACCTTTCCAATGTGCTTTCATTGGATTATATAGGTGGTTTATTTGCTACGTTGCTATTTCCCTTTTTTCTTCTTCCATTTGTAGGTTTGTTTTATTCTTCCCTCCTTTTTGGAATTACCAATATTATGCTGGGCTTTTGGGTTCATTATCATTTGGTCAAAAAAATGAATCGAACAGTTTACCTTGGCATCGGTCTCTTATTAGTTTTGATTACCCTAGTTTCGTTTACGGGCAAGATTCTTAAAATTTGGGAAGGAAGAATTTACAATAGCCCTATTTTAGAAAATATTCAAAGCCCATACCAAAAGATTGTCGTTACAAAGAACAACGATGATATCAGGTTATACCTAAATAGGCAATTGCAGTTTAGTTCATCGGACGAGCACCGTTACCACGAAATGCTAACGCATGTGCCCATGGCAATAAACCCTGAAATTAAGAATGTTTTGATTCTGGGGGGAGGAGAAAATCTTGCTACACGAGAGTTACTAAAGTATACATCCATTGATCGAATTGAGGTTGTGGATATAGACTCCACGATATTTTTTCTTTCCCGAAATAACGATTTTATTAAAGCTATCAATCAAGATGCAGGTCAAAGTGACAGAGTTACTTTGACCAATATGGATGCTTTTGCCTTTTTGAAAAACTCGGATAAAAAGTTCGATCTCATTATCTCTGATTTGCCAGATCCATCCAATGATGCCATTGCTCGCTTGTACAGTAAACAGTTTTATATTCTTGTAAATAACAACCTGAAGGAAAATGGACTTTTCGTGTCTCAGTCATGCGATATTTATCATTCGAACTTAACTTTCAATTGTATAAAAAATACGATAGGGTCGGTATTTAAGTATGTAAAACCTTACCAAACATATGTGCCTTCGTTTGGGAATTGGGGGTTTAATATTGCCTCTCACAGGGAGATTAATTTACCTCAGCACAGTGAATACCCCAAAGGCTTAAAGTTTTTAAATGACTTTCAATTTAAAAACGCATTTACCATTCCCGATGATATCAATATTGGTGAAACTAAAATAAACTCACTTGATAGTCCTGTAATTCTTGATTACTTCATAGCTGAATGGGACAATTGGAAAAGAGCTCTAGTGACGGAGTAA
- a CDS encoding PAP2 superfamily protein — protein sequence MKKALILSLFVVLSFSSFSQEIRQRQFQDRGVTELVLFESSLPPKDYNFYNSDLLVKWHVLIFDLLEQTNGYTPNVAARTLSYINLAAYESILPKYPDYKSLSGQIQGYNLPKEYEMDSSSFSPEVAMNNAIFYMVDQLFLPAPYIWMEKTISLRDSINNIYKTKIDDFTFLKSKNYGESIAQYVYKYSFIDGGHLAFLRSYDLNYRLPECEACFEINRSADLENTGPLHPKWQNNRTFVSSNNTDFGIEPKVPFSKYPNSPFYKQVMEVYNTSKEVKPDSPKYIIANFWDDAASFTYTAPGHSASILTQHLRENPMSLVEAAKIYCTLGLALNDAVICSWKGKYKHNLIRPIAYIKRYIDSTWEPTLLTPPFPEFPSGHSVQSAAMATVLTSLLGDNIAFTDYSKFWVGEPRKFKSFWEAANETSVSRLYGGIHFMDALDQGQDMGRLVGKNILTLQFKK from the coding sequence ATGAAAAAAGCTTTAATCCTTTCACTTTTTGTAGTTCTAAGTTTCTCTTCTTTTTCACAAGAAATCCGCCAGAGGCAATTTCAGGACCGCGGTGTTACTGAACTTGTACTTTTCGAAAGTTCTTTACCACCAAAAGATTATAATTTCTACAATTCTGATTTATTGGTAAAATGGCATGTTCTCATTTTTGACCTTTTAGAACAAACCAATGGCTATACACCAAATGTGGCAGCACGTACACTTTCTTATATCAACCTCGCGGCTTACGAATCAATTTTGCCAAAATACCCAGACTACAAAAGCCTATCTGGTCAAATACAAGGATATAATCTCCCAAAAGAATACGAAATGGACAGTAGCAGCTTTAGTCCAGAAGTTGCGATGAACAACGCGATCTTTTACATGGTTGATCAGCTTTTTCTGCCAGCTCCTTATATTTGGATGGAGAAAACCATTTCTTTGAGAGACTCTATCAATAATATTTACAAGACTAAAATAGATGATTTCACATTTTTGAAGTCTAAAAACTACGGGGAATCAATTGCTCAATATGTTTACAAATACTCATTTATTGACGGCGGGCATTTAGCTTTCTTACGAAGTTATGATTTGAACTATCGATTACCTGAGTGTGAAGCTTGTTTTGAAATAAATAGATCTGCTGATCTTGAAAATACGGGTCCTTTACATCCAAAATGGCAAAACAACAGGACATTTGTAAGTAGCAACAACACAGACTTTGGTATAGAACCAAAAGTGCCTTTCTCTAAATACCCAAATTCTCCTTTTTACAAGCAAGTAATGGAGGTCTATAACACATCTAAAGAAGTAAAACCAGATTCGCCCAAATACATTATTGCAAACTTTTGGGACGATGCAGCATCTTTTACCTACACTGCCCCAGGGCACTCCGCTTCTATTCTCACACAACACTTGAGAGAAAACCCGATGAGCTTGGTAGAAGCTGCTAAAATCTATTGTACGCTAGGACTAGCATTGAACGATGCCGTTATATGCTCATGGAAAGGCAAGTACAAGCACAACTTGATACGTCCAATCGCATATATCAAAAGATATATTGACAGTACATGGGAACCTACTTTATTGACACCTCCATTTCCTGAGTTTCCTTCTGGCCACTCGGTACAATCTGCTGCTATGGCAACAGTATTGACTTCATTGCTAGGAGATAATATTGCTTTTACAGATTATTCTAAATTTTGGGTTGGCGAACCAAGGAAATTTAAGTCGTTTTGGGAAGCTGCCAACGAAACAAGTGTATCAAGACTATATGGTGGAATTCATTTCATGGACGCCTTGGATCAAGGACAAGACATGGGAAGACTAGTTGGGAAAAACATCCTAACACTTCAATTTAAGAAATAA
- a CDS encoding Glutathionylspermidine synthase preATP-grasp — translation MEDNRFMKVDKVKKSQLPVEVSWYGGKDYLIQDMLGLYASEVIYLKQFTSDAFELMQKATNKIIAENQLSYLGIPEFFHQTIKYSWENKEDNPFLIGRFDFSGGIDRLPARMIEFNADTCTMLPETITWQATQLKQLPVMREQHNQLRADLIDTLRKIRKNINFDDAFFLASSFGYQEDVINCNAVISSAIEAGFNGFYTDIKHVEFSEEDGIFYELGPGEFQPVDVWFKIVPWDWMFNEEPKLAKILARIIELKKCVVLNPPYTSIWQNKKFLAYIQEHFPNHIFAETFLSPTGLTSYVEKPIYGRIGENIKIVGEKNASSKGEYAQQEKIYQKYYPLATDNRGEYYQGGMFYSQVPSAINFRVQEHPIIGEDSEFISHFIL, via the coding sequence ATGGAGGATAATAGATTCATGAAAGTTGACAAAGTGAAAAAAAGTCAACTTCCAGTGGAGGTTAGTTGGTATGGAGGCAAGGATTATTTAATCCAAGATATGCTCGGCCTGTACGCTTCAGAAGTCATTTATTTAAAACAATTCACTAGCGATGCTTTTGAATTGATGCAAAAAGCAACTAATAAAATCATTGCTGAAAATCAATTATCATATCTCGGAATTCCTGAGTTTTTCCATCAAACTATTAAGTATTCTTGGGAGAATAAAGAAGACAATCCCTTCTTAATTGGACGATTTGACTTTTCTGGAGGGATAGACCGTTTACCAGCAAGAATGATTGAGTTCAATGCAGATACTTGCACTATGTTGCCAGAGACAATCACTTGGCAAGCTACGCAACTCAAGCAATTACCTGTAATGCGTGAGCAACACAATCAGCTTAGAGCAGATTTGATTGATACGCTCAGGAAGATTAGGAAAAACATAAATTTTGATGACGCTTTTTTCCTTGCTTCTTCGTTTGGATACCAAGAAGACGTCATTAATTGTAATGCCGTTATTTCTTCAGCTATTGAAGCAGGATTTAATGGATTTTATACTGACATCAAACATGTAGAATTTTCTGAGGAAGATGGCATTTTTTATGAGCTCGGCCCAGGAGAATTTCAGCCAGTGGATGTTTGGTTCAAAATAGTCCCTTGGGATTGGATGTTCAATGAAGAACCTAAGCTTGCTAAGATTTTAGCTCGCATAATTGAACTGAAAAAGTGTGTTGTTTTGAATCCTCCCTATACCAGTATATGGCAGAACAAAAAGTTTCTTGCATATATTCAAGAGCACTTTCCTAATCATATTTTTGCCGAAACGTTTCTTTCACCAACTGGCTTAACGTCTTATGTTGAGAAACCCATTTATGGTCGTATAGGCGAAAACATTAAAATTGTAGGAGAGAAAAACGCTTCCTCAAAAGGAGAATACGCTCAACAAGAAAAAATATATCAAAAATATTACCCTTTAGCTACAGATAATAGAGGAGAATATTACCAAGGAGGAATGTTTTATTCACAAGTACCTTCGGCAATTAATTTTAGAGTGCAAGAGCATCCAATAATTGGAGAGGATAGTGAATTTATTTCTCACTTTATTTTATAA
- a CDS encoding Predicted DNA-binding protein, MmcQ/YjbR family, with the protein MDFESLRAYCLSKKGATEDMPFGPDTLVFKVMGKMFALMPLDNTDLRLSLKNTPEKNIELRAQHPGIQGAYHMSKKHWNMLLMSMGIPSRITFQLIDESYNLVVKGLTKKLREELDAM; encoded by the coding sequence ATGGATTTTGAGAGTTTAAGAGCCTACTGCCTTTCGAAAAAGGGAGCTACAGAAGATATGCCGTTTGGGCCAGATACATTGGTTTTTAAGGTCATGGGAAAAATGTTTGCCCTCATGCCTTTGGATAACACTGACCTACGACTTAGTCTTAAAAACACCCCAGAAAAAAATATTGAACTGAGAGCCCAACACCCTGGCATTCAAGGAGCTTACCATATGAGTAAAAAGCACTGGAATATGCTGCTCATGAGCATGGGCATTCCTTCTAGAATTACTTTCCAATTAATTGATGAGTCATACAACTTAGTTGTGAAAGGTCTTACTAAGAAATTGAGAGAGGAATTGGATGCGATGTAA
- a CDS encoding 4-hydroxy-3-methylbut-2-en-1-yl diphosphate synthase codes for MSGIQNFLMNSEKIYCPSLTSYERRKTQQVKIGDLTLGSDSPIRVQSMTTIDTMDTIGSVEQSIRMIESGSELVRITAPSVKEAQNLENIRKELRARGYTTPLVADIHFTPNAAELAARIVEKVRVNPGNYADKKRFEHIEYTDQSYADELNRIRDRFLPLVKICKEYGTAMRIGTNHGSLSDRILSRYGDTPLGMVESALEFLRICEDENYNEIVISMKSSNTQVMVQAYRLLVQRLDQEGLKPYPLHLGVTEAGEGEDGRIKSATGIGTLLEDGLGDTVRVSLTEDPEFEAPVARALIDRYGNRANTQKEIKAYQEYPINPFQYFKRESDEVKNIGGTNVPRVIADFSKNPIKEMEDLKAIGHFYLPATDKWAMNDLGADFIYTGQHPAPFMLPNGLKELLDEETWTKLDDQSNKYPISIPGDNKLPESDLNFILVDTSNLSLIDWLKAQKKANIVLVLYSANSHAMAEMRRFVAELMLQNLKYPVMITQSYGELSESDFQLYAATDCGGLLIDGIGDGIMLNFAGKAELETKDKQKIENSTAFGVLQAARTRITKTEYISCPSCGRTLFDLQETTAMIRKRTDHLKGVKIGIMGCIVNGPGEMADADYGYVGMGKDKIALYRGQNVIKRSVKAANAVDELIELIKEDGIWLEPAAADALN; via the coding sequence TTGTCAGGCATACAAAACTTTTTGATGAACAGCGAAAAAATCTACTGCCCGTCTCTTACAAGCTACGAACGTAGGAAAACCCAACAAGTAAAAATTGGTGATCTTACGCTCGGAAGCGACTCCCCTATTCGTGTACAATCTATGACCACCATTGATACAATGGACACCATTGGTAGTGTGGAGCAAAGTATCAGAATGATAGAAAGTGGCAGTGAATTAGTGCGAATCACCGCTCCTAGCGTGAAAGAAGCACAAAATCTAGAAAACATTCGGAAAGAATTAAGAGCTAGAGGGTACACTACTCCCCTAGTTGCAGATATTCACTTTACACCTAACGCCGCAGAACTTGCAGCACGAATTGTAGAGAAAGTTAGAGTGAATCCAGGAAATTATGCCGATAAAAAGAGATTTGAACACATAGAATATACAGATCAATCTTATGCCGATGAGCTGAACAGAATAAGAGACCGTTTTTTGCCTTTGGTCAAAATATGCAAAGAATATGGTACTGCCATGCGAATTGGAACTAACCATGGTTCGCTTTCTGACAGAATTTTGAGCCGATACGGTGACACTCCTTTAGGAATGGTGGAGTCTGCCTTGGAGTTTTTGAGAATCTGTGAGGACGAAAATTACAACGAGATTGTAATTTCCATGAAATCATCCAATACGCAAGTAATGGTTCAAGCATACAGATTATTGGTACAACGACTTGATCAAGAAGGCTTAAAGCCTTATCCTCTTCACTTAGGCGTTACGGAAGCAGGAGAAGGTGAAGATGGGAGAATAAAGTCTGCTACAGGTATAGGAACTTTGCTAGAGGATGGTCTCGGAGATACTGTAAGGGTTTCCCTTACCGAAGATCCTGAATTCGAAGCTCCAGTTGCTAGAGCTTTGATAGATCGCTATGGAAATAGAGCTAATACCCAAAAAGAAATTAAAGCTTATCAAGAATATCCAATCAACCCTTTTCAGTATTTCAAAAGGGAAAGTGATGAGGTTAAAAACATTGGAGGTACTAATGTACCAAGAGTGATTGCCGATTTCTCAAAGAATCCTATCAAAGAAATGGAGGATTTGAAGGCAATTGGTCACTTTTACCTTCCAGCAACGGACAAATGGGCGATGAATGACCTAGGAGCTGACTTTATTTATACTGGTCAGCACCCTGCACCATTCATGTTGCCAAATGGTCTGAAAGAATTATTAGATGAAGAAACTTGGACTAAGCTTGATGATCAATCGAACAAATATCCAATTAGTATTCCTGGTGATAATAAGTTGCCTGAGAGTGATCTCAACTTTATATTAGTTGATACTTCAAACTTGAGCTTGATTGATTGGCTAAAAGCTCAAAAAAAGGCAAACATTGTTTTGGTTTTATACAGTGCAAATAGTCATGCAATGGCAGAAATGAGGCGTTTTGTTGCAGAACTTATGCTTCAAAACCTCAAGTATCCAGTTATGATTACCCAGTCTTATGGCGAATTATCTGAAAGTGATTTTCAGTTGTATGCTGCTACAGACTGCGGCGGATTACTTATTGATGGAATAGGTGATGGCATCATGTTAAATTTTGCAGGAAAAGCAGAACTTGAAACCAAAGACAAACAAAAAATAGAAAACTCAACAGCCTTTGGCGTTTTACAGGCTGCTAGAACTAGGATCACAAAAACAGAATACATCAGCTGCCCTTCTTGCGGGAGAACACTATTTGACCTTCAGGAAACCACAGCAATGATTCGTAAGCGTACGGATCATTTAAAAGGAGTAAAAATTGGTATCATGGGTTGTATCGTAAATGGCCCAGGCGAAATGGCGGATGCCGACTATGGTTACGTAGGAATGGGTAAAGACAAAATCGCACTTTACCGGGGACAAAACGTAATAAAGCGATCCGTAAAAGCTGCAAACGCTGTGGACGAGTTAATAGAATTGATTAAAGAGGATGGAATTTGGCTAGAGCCGGCTGCGGCAGATGCCTTGAATTAA
- a CDS encoding Uncharacterized conserved protein YtfP, gamma-glutamylcyclotransferase (GGCT)/AIG2-like family, translating into MTKYIFVYGTLMKCTPPNKWSKILHNNSTFIGDAYVIGEMFNINWFPGLVAGDKKVYGEVYEIKNNDIYVDLDDYEDYHADDEKSSLFVRKVTIATLVESGKELEVSAYYYNKVVNPYNKITTGKFTDFLEKVETLQKK; encoded by the coding sequence ATGACAAAGTATATTTTTGTTTATGGTACGCTTATGAAGTGCACTCCGCCAAACAAATGGTCAAAAATTCTTCATAACAATAGTACATTCATAGGTGATGCATATGTAATTGGAGAAATGTTCAACATAAACTGGTTTCCAGGATTAGTGGCTGGAGATAAAAAGGTTTATGGTGAAGTTTATGAAATAAAAAACAATGACATTTATGTAGACCTAGACGATTACGAAGACTACCATGCGGATGATGAGAAAAGCTCACTTTTTGTAAGAAAAGTCACAATTGCGACTTTAGTTGAAAGTGGTAAAGAGCTTGAAGTTTCCGCTTATTATTATAACAAAGTTGTTAACCCTTACAATAAGATAACAACTGGTAAGTTTACTGATTTTTTAGAAAAGGTAGAGACTTTACAAAAAAAATGA
- a CDS encoding Aspartyl/Asparaginyl beta-hydroxylase produces MKITSHIKFDLQFDAAKLQQDLSLLLENSWIPHFNKSNYEGEWQAIPLYAPNGDEKNIFAFGNDEPLKPTPLLKQCPYVDEVISSFKCQILSARILKLGVGAVIKPHRDYELGYEDNNFRIHIPIITNDKVNFVLDNERLTMLPGECWYTNVNYVHSVTNEGDTPRIHLVIDGARNDWSDQLFFSMVPEESLVHHNEGEMSFEDLKRTIEELKRNGFGSAELIKDLEEKLLKAK; encoded by the coding sequence ATGAAAATTACTTCACATATCAAATTTGATCTTCAGTTTGACGCAGCAAAGCTACAGCAAGACCTTAGCCTACTTTTGGAAAATAGTTGGATACCGCATTTTAATAAAAGCAACTATGAAGGTGAATGGCAAGCAATTCCGCTTTATGCCCCTAATGGTGACGAAAAAAACATTTTTGCTTTCGGCAATGACGAGCCATTAAAACCAACTCCACTTTTAAAACAATGTCCATATGTTGACGAAGTAATAAGCAGTTTTAAGTGTCAGATTCTATCAGCTCGAATTTTGAAACTTGGCGTTGGAGCGGTAATTAAACCTCACAGAGACTATGAGCTTGGTTATGAAGACAATAATTTCAGAATTCACATTCCTATTATAACAAATGATAAGGTAAATTTCGTTTTAGATAATGAACGCCTTACCATGTTACCAGGCGAATGTTGGTATACGAATGTGAATTACGTGCATTCAGTTACTAATGAGGGAGATACTCCAAGAATCCATTTGGTAATTGATGGTGCAAGAAACGATTGGTCCGACCAGCTTTTTTTCTCGATGGTTCCAGAAGAAAGTTTAGTACACCATAATGAAGGGGAAATGTCTTTCGAAGATCTAAAAAGAACTATTGAAGAACTCAAAAGGAATGGCTTTGGCAGTGCCGAACTTATTAAAGACTTGGAAGAAAAGTTATTAAAGGCAAAGTAA
- a CDS encoding S-adenosylmethionine decarboxylase, which translates to MIGHHIVWDAYDCDTDAISFVADIKKTLNAIVESLDITKVAEQYKQFDPVGATGFILLAESHVSIHTWPENSFAAIDVFSCNTINTAEVNKVITELTKCKSLVVKDIARGERVNAFDLAN; encoded by the coding sequence ATGATCGGACATCATATTGTGTGGGATGCTTACGATTGCGATACAGATGCTATCTCATTTGTGGCCGATATAAAGAAAACACTCAACGCGATCGTTGAAAGCCTTGACATCACAAAAGTAGCTGAACAGTATAAGCAGTTTGACCCTGTAGGTGCCACTGGCTTTATTCTTTTGGCAGAAAGTCACGTTAGTATTCATACTTGGCCCGAAAACAGTTTCGCGGCAATCGATGTCTTTTCTTGCAACACCATCAATACGGCTGAAGTTAATAAGGTCATCACCGAATTGACCAAATGTAAAAGCCTTGTTGTAAAAGATATAGCTCGCGGAGAAAGGGTAAATGCTTTTGATTTGGCTAATTAA
- a CDS encoding REP element-mobilizing transposase RayT: protein MGQTLVKNYLHIVFSTKNREKLIDDHIEDELFAYLGGLCNSLDCIPIQVGGYRDHVHILCSLSKKVTLVKLLEIVKSNSSKWIKTKGSKYKNFYWQNGYGSFSVNPKDLSKVANYIANQRQHHEKSTFQEEYMAILGKYKIVFDEKYIWD, encoded by the coding sequence ATGGGTCAGACACTTGTTAAAAATTACTTGCACATTGTTTTTAGTACAAAAAATAGAGAAAAGCTAATTGATGACCACATTGAGGATGAACTGTTTGCCTATTTAGGCGGCCTATGTAATTCATTGGATTGTATTCCCATTCAGGTTGGAGGCTATAGAGACCATGTACATATTCTATGCTCTCTATCTAAAAAGGTAACCCTAGTGAAACTTCTGGAAATAGTGAAATCAAATTCTTCAAAATGGATCAAAACGAAAGGTTCGAAGTATAAAAATTTTTATTGGCAGAATGGCTACGGCTCTTTTTCGGTTAACCCCAAAGACCTTTCAAAGGTTGCAAATTATATAGCCAATCAAAGGCAACATCACGAAAAAAGTACTTTTCAAGAAGAATATATGGCAATTTTGGGGAAGTATAAGATTGTATTCGACGAAAAATATATTTGGGACTAG
- a CDS encoding Organic radical activating enzyme — MKNEEVQYPIMESFYTIQGEGVHSGKAAYFIRLGGCDVGCVWCDVKESWNAADHPFTTVGEMVLQAKENAAKLVVITGGEPLMYDMSPLTSALKSEGFVTNIETSGAYPMSGDWDWVCFSPKKFKKANESIYPVANELKVIVFNKSDFKFAEEYAALVGDDCALLLQPEWDKSDEMLPLVIDYVKANPKWKVSLQTHKFMGVD; from the coding sequence ATGAAAAATGAAGAAGTGCAGTACCCGATCATGGAATCTTTCTACACAATCCAAGGAGAAGGTGTGCATAGTGGCAAGGCAGCGTACTTTATTCGCCTCGGTGGATGCGACGTGGGATGCGTATGGTGCGACGTAAAAGAATCATGGAATGCAGCTGATCATCCTTTCACTACGGTGGGTGAGATGGTTTTGCAAGCAAAAGAAAATGCAGCAAAGCTTGTTGTGATTACTGGAGGCGAGCCATTGATGTATGACATGAGCCCACTAACAAGTGCTTTAAAGAGTGAGGGTTTTGTTACTAATATTGAAACTTCAGGTGCTTACCCTATGAGCGGCGATTGGGATTGGGTTTGTTTTTCTCCAAAGAAATTCAAAAAAGCTAATGAAAGTATATATCCAGTAGCAAATGAGCTAAAGGTTATTGTTTTCAATAAATCAGATTTTAAGTTTGCCGAAGAATATGCGGCATTGGTGGGAGATGATTGTGCTTTATTACTACAGCCGGAATGGGACAAAAGCGACGAAATGCTTCCGTTGGTTATTGATTACGTAAAAGCTAATCCAAAATGGAAAGTTAGCCTACAAACACATAAATTTATGGGGGTTGATTAA
- a CDS encoding gliding motility-associated protein GldC, whose protein sequence is MKKSEIHFTVELDDNRIPDKIFWDATENPNEGINETKAISVGVWDQYHKGLLGINLWTKDMPVDEMNHFVVDLIGNIAQMVKDSTNDPKIIAALDTAGVSITKHLEQQAKGEQQQQQQQQQQ, encoded by the coding sequence ATGAAAAAATCAGAAATACATTTTACCGTAGAGTTAGACGACAATAGAATTCCAGATAAGATTTTTTGGGATGCAACCGAAAATCCAAACGAAGGAATAAACGAGACCAAAGCCATTTCAGTAGGGGTTTGGGATCAATACCATAAAGGCTTATTGGGAATTAACCTATGGACCAAAGATATGCCAGTAGACGAAATGAATCACTTTGTGGTTGATCTCATCGGTAATATTGCTCAGATGGTGAAAGACTCGACCAATGATCCCAAAATCATTGCGGCTTTAGACACTGCTGGAGTTAGTATAACGAAGCATTTGGAACAACAAGCCAAAGGAGAACAGCAACAACAGCAGCAGCAGCAGCAGCAATAA